The Eriocheir sinensis breed Jianghai 21 chromosome 26, ASM2467909v1, whole genome shotgun sequence genome window below encodes:
- the LOC127003672 gene encoding EKC/KEOPS complex subunit TPRKB-like, protein MAFSVVLEDEGHTVCRLLLFTDVTNAAEVRKLILSGQVEASLVKPQMVVEPFQLVVAANRAVRAQAANKMTTRSLYSEVIFNLSTKKNVGNALKTFGLGEADTETLAVVLGSEGEVDARVEKITGQVKGKTTALSELSGLTQEAQVRELYKVTEEELVTGSLLEAVVSRMACRDFLSL, encoded by the exons ATGGCTTTCTCTGTGGTCCTGGAGGATGAGGGTCACACTGTCTGCCGCCTGCTGCTGTTCACAGATGTGACAAATGCTGCCGAGGTGCGCAAGTTGATCCTGAGTGGCCAGGTGGAGGCCAGCCTCGTCAAGCCCCAGATG GTGGTGGAGCCTTTCCAGCTGGTGGTGGCGGCCAACCGGGCGGTGCGGGCGCAGGCGGCCAACAAGATGACCACACGATCTCTCTACTCGGAGGTCATATTCAACCTCTCCACCAAAAAAAAT GTCGGCAATGCCCTCAAGACCTTTGGGCTCGGGGAAGCGGACACGGAGACACTGGCGGTGGTgctggggagtgagggagaggtggacGCCAGAGTGGAGAAGATCACCGGACAAGTCAAGGGAAAG aCAACGGCCCTCTCTGAGCTGAGCGGCCTGACTCAAGAGGCTCAGGTGAGGGAGCTGTACAAGGTTACGGAGGAGGAACTGGTCACAGGGAGTCTTCTGGAGGCAGTGGTGTCCCGCATGGCTTGCAGAGACTTCCTGAGcttgtga
- the LOC127003669 gene encoding putative zinc finger protein 833, whose protein sequence is MTTDVAPTKQNIPFSPLHTLVKETMSAQQDSQGRVTSTNTPTHSVEAPHECRDCGRRFRKKIHLTTHTLKHTGERPHGCNVCDKSFSTKSALKTHTLTHAGERPHECRVCGKMFSTKGTLKTHSFLHSGDRPHECHFCDKKFSYKSLLNTHILTHTGERPYECKVCRKGFTEQSSLNKHARIHSGEKPHECLDCGKKFAHKSNFRKHTFTHSDKKPHECLYCSKRFNVKSDLKIHTLTHTGERPNQCKVCGKRFTQKSALNTHMYTHTSEKPHECDVCGKKFIRKSQLVVHNYVHTGERPLECLECGKRFAWRCSLNQHVFRHSGLKQFKCDVCGKHFKTKQEIARHVKTHF, encoded by the coding sequence atgaccacagatgttgcgcccactaaacaaaacattCCTTTTTCacccttgcacacactggtgaaggaaaccATGAGTGCCCAGCAAGACTCTcagggaagggtgacctcaacaaacacacccacacattcgGTTGAAGCACCCCATGAGTGCCGTGACTGTGGCAGGAGGTTCAGAAAAAAGATTCACCTTACAACGCACACTCTCAAACACACCGGGGAAAGACCTCATGGATGCAATGTCTGTGACAAGAGTTTCAGTACGAAGAGtgctctcaaaacacacacactcacacacgccgGTGAacgacctcatgaatgccgtgtcTGTGGCAAAATGTTCAGTACTAAAGGTACCCTCAAAAcacactccttcctccactcagGTGACAGACCTCATGAATGTCATTTCTGCGACAAAAAATTCAGTTACAAGAGCCTACtcaacacacacattctcacacaCACTGGGGAAAGGCCTTATGAATGTAAAGTCTGTAGAAAAGGGTTCACAGAGCAGAGCAGCCTCAACAAACACGCCCGAATCCACTCAGGCGAAAAACCTCACGAATGCCTCGACTGCGGCAAAAAGTTTGCCCACAAGAGTAACTTCCGAAAACACACCTTCACACACTCGGATAAAAAGCCTCACGAATGCCTTTACTGCAGCAAGAGGTTCAACGTTAAGAGTGACTTAAAAATACACACCCTAACACATACCGGAGAAAGACCTAATCAGTGTAAAGTTTGCGGCAAACGATTTACTCAGAAGAGTGCACTAaatacacacatgtacacacacaccaGTGAAAAGCCCCATGAATGTGACGTTTGCGGGAAGAAGTTCATCAGGAAGAGCCAGCTGGTTGTACACAATTATGTACACACCGGGGAAAGACCTCTCGAGTGCCTGGAATGTGGTAAACGGTTTGCCTGGAGGTGTAGCTTGAATCAACatgtcttcagacactctggcctgaaGCAGTTTAAATGTGATGTCTGTGGGAAACACTTTAAAACCAAGCAGGAAATTGCCCGGCACGTGAAGACCCATTTCTAG
- the LOC127003668 gene encoding putative nuclease HARBI1: MAEVVGARPRQLRTFWARRDVLDELPDPELIKRYRLDRAGILFVTDLVREALTAPTNRNQALSPEMKVLVTLRYLATGKMQQCSSDDLGPSQQTASRVTRETVYALAQPHIVRRFIKFPLTVQETQVKRREFEEIAGFPGVVGAVDGTHVRIVAPKEFEAEYVNRKGHHSINVQIVCDTHGRILHQTANWPGSVHDARILRESALFTGFERGMVPAGCHLLGDSAYPSKKWLLTPYVRPQPGPQSAYNRAHKRTRSTVERGIGQWKRRFHVLHGEIRVSPPAYVCRIIQVCAILHNICKDRRLPVPEEGENEGDGAVLHEDPPVPLPPVPGRVREGLLCRDEFVNFHFIDRPQPQPRAAV, translated from the exons atggcggaggtagtgggtgcgcgtccgcggcagctgaggactttttgggcacgaagagacgtccttgatgaacttccggacccggaattgatcaagaggtaccgcctggaccgtgcagggatactcttcgtgaccgatttggtgcgtgaggccttgactgctcctacaaacaggaaccaagccctctcccctgagatgaaggtcctcgtaacactgaggtatcttgctacgggcaaaatgcagcagtgtagcagcgacgacttgGGGCCTTCACAACAGACCGCCAGCAGGGTCACCCGGGAGACTGTGTACGCCCTTGCACAGCCTCATATAGTGAGACGCTTCATCAAGTTCCCCCTCACTGTGCAAGAAACTCAGGTGAAGCGGCGAGAGTTTGAGGAAATTGCGGGATTTCCTGGTGTGGTAGGGGCAGTAGACGGAACACATGTGAGGATTGTTGCACCCAAGGAATTTGAGGCAGAGTATGTGAACAGAAAAGGGCACCACTCTATAAATGTGCAAATCGTATGTGACACACACGGGAGAATTTTACACCAAACTGCAAACTGGCCCGGGTCTGTCCATGACGCACGTATTTTGCGTGAAAGTGCTCTGTTCACAGGGTTCGAGAGGGGTATGGTCCCTGCAGGATGCCACTTATTGGGAGACAGTGCCTACCCCTCCAAGAAGTGGCTCCTGACACCCTATGTACGACCTCAGCCGGGCCCACAGTCCGCCTATAATAG AGCACACAAAAGGACAAGGAGCACAGTGGAGAGGGGGATTGGCCAGTGGAAGCGGAGATTTCATGTGCTCCATGGTGAAATCAGAGTCAGCCCTCCTGCATATGTGTGTAGAATAATACAG GTGTGTGCTATTTTGCACAACATCTGCAAAGACAGACGCCTCCCTGTAcccgaggaaggagagaacgagggTGATGGTGCAGTTCTTCATGAGGACCCACCTGTCCCACTACCACCTGTACCTGGACGAGTTCGGGAAGGTCTGCTCTGCAGGGATGAGTTTGTCAACTTTCACTTCAT TGACAGACCTCAACCTCAGCCTCGTGCAGCTGTGTGA